In Zingiber officinale cultivar Zhangliang chromosome 11B, Zo_v1.1, whole genome shotgun sequence, a single window of DNA contains:
- the LOC122033479 gene encoding uncharacterized protein LOC122033479 has product MDRSGELKRHFEVDADETAPTEVKRLRADFLFDILDDDDGSTGEQDLASVMKSLEEEISLPSSADLPAVSHLSEEGLEVVRQPDLGFLYEASDDELGLPPSDAASSADVAGFSRIWGFDDAVDGYDGLGLGMRPEERAFEGGQALEGGLFDYTDEIYGPYDLYDLTWRTESLPAV; this is encoded by the coding sequence ATGGATCGCTCTGGCGAGCTCAAGCGCCACTTCGAGGTGGATGCCGACGAGACGGCGCCGACTGAGGTGAAGCGGCTGAGAGCCGACTTCCTCTTTGACATACTCGACGACGATGATGGCTCCACCGGCGAGCAGGACCTCGCGTCTGTGATGAAGAGCTTGGAGGAGGAGATCTCCCTCCCGTCCTCTGCTGATCTGCCGGCCGTATCCCATCTCTCGGAAGAGGGACTCGAGGTGGTGCGGCAGCCTGATCTAGGGTTCCTGTATGAGGCCTCCGACGATGAGCTCGGGCTCCCGCCGTCCGATGCCGCGTCCTCGGCGGATGTTGCCGGTTTCAGCCGGATCTGGGGGTTCGACGATGCGGTTGACGGCTACGATGGGTTAGGGCTCGGGATGCGGCCGGAGGAGCGGGCGTTTGAGGGTGGACAAGCGTTAGAAGGCGGACTGTTTGATTACACTGATGAGATTTATGGACCGTACGATCTATATGATCTTACGTGGCGGACTGAGTCGCTCCCTGCCGTCTGA
- the LOC122033478 gene encoding uncharacterized lipoprotein syc1174_c-like isoform X1 has translation MLAAAACFPSSHSSTALVGGRRPSLPLSVASFRWASSRRPRLSCSVSTSYTKFQRPYTTVLIVPTGVGASIGGFAGDALPVARTLATVADCVISHPNVLNAAMLYWPMPNVLYVEGYALDRFAEGLWALQPVHQNKIGLIFDAGMEEELRIRHLQVADAARASLGLPLMEYIVTDSPLEVEKWIDPFCGKSTGRIQHPDSLLSAVHTLVSKSLVNAVAVVGRFPDDDEGTEDYRQGKGVDTLAGVEAIISHLVVKEFQIPCAHAPALLPDSLSYSVSPRSAAEEIGYTFLPCVLAGLSAAPQYVSRANGSPGDGCILAGDVDSVILPADACAGDAVLAFANSKNPKPLIITVQENETVLDDTPDKFGIKAMKVHNYWEAIGVVAAHKAGINPEALRRGGIDNIKCHWPPSSPVTSRVPSSSVLVDRACSS, from the exons ATGTTGGCCGCCGCGGCCTGCTTCCCGTCCTCCCACTCCTCGACAGCACTCGTCGGCGGCCGCCGGCCCTCGCTTCCACTCTCCGTCGCCAGTTTTCGCTGGGCGTCCAGCCGCCGTCCTCGCCTCTCTTGCTCCGTCTCCACGTCTTATACCAAA TTCCAGAGGCCCTACACCACGGTGCTAATTGTCCCTACGGGAGTTGGCGCATCTATCGGAGGCTTCGCCGGCGACGCCTTGCCGGTTGCGCGAACCCTCGCCACCGTTGCCGACTGCGTCATCTCTCATCCTAAT GTTCTGAATGCTGCAATGCTCTATTGGCCGATGCCAAATGTGCTTTATGTTGAGGGGTATGCGCTTGATAGGTTTGCCGAAGGGTTATGGGCCTTACAACCAGTTCATCAAAATAAG ATAGGTTTGATATTCGATGCTGGAATGGAGGAGGAACTTCGAATTCGCCATTTGCAGGTTGCAGATGCTGCTAGAGCTTCACTAGGCTTGCCTCTAATGGAATACATAGTAACAGATTCTCCTTTAGAG GTTGAAAAATGGATTGATCCCTTCTGTGGGAAATCAACAGGAAGGATTCAACATCCTGATTCACTGTTAAGCGCTGTTCATACTCTTGTTAGCAAGTCACTAGTAAATGCAGTTGCAGTAGTTGGACGTTTCCCAGATGATGATGAAGGAACAGAGGATTACCGACAAGGGAAG GGAGTAGATACATTGGCAGGAGTGGAAGCAATTATCAGTCATCTTGTTGTGAAAGAATTTCAGATACCTTGTGCTCATGCACCTGCATTATTGCCTGATTCTCTAAGTTATTCAGTGTCCCCAAGATCTGCTGCTGAAGAG ATTGGTTATACCTTCCTGCCATGTGTGCTTGCTGGATTAAGTGCTGCTCCCCAGTATGTTTCAAGGGCAAACGGATCACCCGGGGATGGTTGCATACTCGCTGGAGATGTTGATAGTGTAATTCTTCCTGCAGATGCCTGTGCAGGAGATGCTGTTCTTGCGTTCGCAAATTCGAAAAATCCCAAG CCTCTGATAATCACAGTTCAGGAGAATGAAACAGTGCTCGATGATACACCTGATAAGTTTGGCATCAAAGCA ATGAAAGTCCATAACTATTGGGAAGCTATAGGTGTGGTTGCAGCTCACAAGGCAGGTATAAATCCAGAAGCCCTGCGAAGAGGAGGAATCGATAACATCAAATGCCATTGGCCACCCTCTTCCCCTGTTACTTCTAGAGTACCTTCCTCCTCCGTACTTGTTGATCGAGCTTGTTCATCGTAG
- the LOC122033478 gene encoding uncharacterized lipoprotein syc1174_c-like isoform X2: protein MLAAAACFPSSHSSTALVGGRRPSLPLSVASFRWASSRRPRLSCSVSTSYTKFQRPYTTVLIVPTGVGASIGGFAGDALPVARTLATVADCVISHPNVLNAAMLYWPMPNVLYVEGYALDRFAEGLWALQPVHQNKIGLIFDAGMEEELRIRHLQVADAARASLGLPLMEYIVTDSPLEVEKWIDPFCGKSTGRIQHPDSLLSAVHTLVSKSLVNAVAVVGRFPDDDEGTEDYRQGKIGYTFLPCVLAGLSAAPQYVSRANGSPGDGCILAGDVDSVILPADACAGDAVLAFANSKNPKPLIITVQENETVLDDTPDKFGIKAMKVHNYWEAIGVVAAHKAGINPEALRRGGIDNIKCHWPPSSPVTSRVPSSSVLVDRACSS, encoded by the exons ATGTTGGCCGCCGCGGCCTGCTTCCCGTCCTCCCACTCCTCGACAGCACTCGTCGGCGGCCGCCGGCCCTCGCTTCCACTCTCCGTCGCCAGTTTTCGCTGGGCGTCCAGCCGCCGTCCTCGCCTCTCTTGCTCCGTCTCCACGTCTTATACCAAA TTCCAGAGGCCCTACACCACGGTGCTAATTGTCCCTACGGGAGTTGGCGCATCTATCGGAGGCTTCGCCGGCGACGCCTTGCCGGTTGCGCGAACCCTCGCCACCGTTGCCGACTGCGTCATCTCTCATCCTAAT GTTCTGAATGCTGCAATGCTCTATTGGCCGATGCCAAATGTGCTTTATGTTGAGGGGTATGCGCTTGATAGGTTTGCCGAAGGGTTATGGGCCTTACAACCAGTTCATCAAAATAAG ATAGGTTTGATATTCGATGCTGGAATGGAGGAGGAACTTCGAATTCGCCATTTGCAGGTTGCAGATGCTGCTAGAGCTTCACTAGGCTTGCCTCTAATGGAATACATAGTAACAGATTCTCCTTTAGAG GTTGAAAAATGGATTGATCCCTTCTGTGGGAAATCAACAGGAAGGATTCAACATCCTGATTCACTGTTAAGCGCTGTTCATACTCTTGTTAGCAAGTCACTAGTAAATGCAGTTGCAGTAGTTGGACGTTTCCCAGATGATGATGAAGGAACAGAGGATTACCGACAAGGGAAG ATTGGTTATACCTTCCTGCCATGTGTGCTTGCTGGATTAAGTGCTGCTCCCCAGTATGTTTCAAGGGCAAACGGATCACCCGGGGATGGTTGCATACTCGCTGGAGATGTTGATAGTGTAATTCTTCCTGCAGATGCCTGTGCAGGAGATGCTGTTCTTGCGTTCGCAAATTCGAAAAATCCCAAG CCTCTGATAATCACAGTTCAGGAGAATGAAACAGTGCTCGATGATACACCTGATAAGTTTGGCATCAAAGCA ATGAAAGTCCATAACTATTGGGAAGCTATAGGTGTGGTTGCAGCTCACAAGGCAGGTATAAATCCAGAAGCCCTGCGAAGAGGAGGAATCGATAACATCAAATGCCATTGGCCACCCTCTTCCCCTGTTACTTCTAGAGTACCTTCCTCCTCCGTACTTGTTGATCGAGCTTGTTCATCGTAG
- the LOC122033477 gene encoding uncharacterized protein LOC122033477, translated as MSREASVGGSGEASSNSGAATPSVASTTSGTSDSKRLAVNAPGNRSDPGWKHGIAVDENPKKVQCKYCQKVINGGIYRLKHHLAGTQKDVGACKAVSDDVRKEMWKIVSSLQENLIKRAKEIEGRSSDSSPLGQYEDEEVEGAKRQRREIAKNPADLFKKRGVSSQTTINGIFKKNLREEACQGIASFFYNNAIPFHVAKSDEFKKMLDLVARHGIGFKPPSYHEIRVKYLKQQVDCTKEVIEQHKAFWKKMGCTIMTDGWTDKRRRTILNFLVNSPMGTIFLKSIDASDISKTADKIFKLMDEIVEEVGEENVVQIVTDNAANYKAAGEMLMGKRKRLYWTPYAAHCIDLMLEDFEKKIPIHKETIARGKKITTYIYSRTALISLLHHFTKEKDLIRPATTRFATSYLTLGCLNDNKGALIRMFTSKEWKSSQFAKTKDGKVIENVVMDKDFWKSIITCLRSAYPLIKVLRLVDSDEKPAMGFIYEEMDRAKEKIQAAFNGIKKSYLPLWEIIDARWDNQLHRPLHAAGYYLNPQFHYNPNFKADFEVKRGIYDCLQRMVESMEEVKKIDAQLEDFKYRKKFFGSAVATCGIETKTPAQWWESYGYEHPELQKFAIRVLSLTCSSSGCERNWSAFEMVHTKRRNRLKVKTMNDVVFVMTFKISQEEGIEESQ; from the exons ATGAGTAGAGAAGCTAGTGTTGGTGGGTCTGGTGAAGCAAGCTCCAATAGTGGTGCAGCCACTCCAAGCGTAGCTTCCACAACTAGTGGAACTTCAGATTCCAAAAGATTGGCAGTGAATGCTCCTGGAAATAGATCTGATCCAGGTTGGAAACATGGAATTGCAGTTGATGAAAATCCAAAGAAAGTGCAATGCAAATACTGTCAAAAGGTGATAAATGGAGGGATTTATAGACTCAAGCATCATTTGGCAGGAACACAAAAGGATGTTGGAGCATGCAAGGCTGTTAGTGATGATGTAAGGAAGGAAATGTGGAAAATTGTATCCTCAttgcaagaaaatttaataaagagGGCAAAGGAGATTGAAGGAAGATCAAGTGATTCAAGTCCTCTTGGCCAATATGAAGATGAGGAGGTGGAGGGTGCAAAAAGACAAAGGCGAGAAATTGCAAAGAATCCTGCTGATCTATTCAAGAAAAGGGGTGTGAGTAGTCAAACTACCATCAATGGCATTTTCAAGAAGAATTTGAGGGAGGAAGCTTGCCAAGGGATTGCCTCTTTTTTCTACAATAATGCTATACCTTTTCATGTGGCAAAAAGTGATGAATTCAAGAAGATGCTAGACTTGGTTGCAAGACATGGTATTGGCTTTAAGCCTCCATCCTACCATGAGATTAGAGTCAAGTATTTGAAACAACAAGTTGATTGCACCAAAGAAGTTATAGAGCAGCACAAAGCATTTTGGAAGAAAATGGGATGCACAATTATGACTGATGGGTGGACAGATAAGAGGAGGAGGACTATATTAAACTTCTTGGTTAATAGTCCTATGGGAACCATTTTTTTGAAATCAATTGATGCATCTGATATATCTAAAACAGCTGACAAGATTTTCAAGTTGATGGATGAAATTGTTGAAGAAGTTGGTGAAGAGAATGTAGTGCAAATTGTCACAGACAATGCAGCAAACTACAAAGCAGCCGGGGAGATGTTGATGGGGAAGAGAAAGAGGCTATATTGGACGCCTTATGCAGCTCATTGCATTGATTTAATGTTGgaggattttgaaaaaaagaTACCAATACATAAAGAGACAATTGCACGAGGTAAAAAGATCACAACTTACATCTATTCAAGGACTGCGCTTATTTCTCTATTGCATCATTTTACCAAAGAAAAGGATTTGATTAGACCAGCCACTACCCGTTTTGCCACATCTTACTTGACTTTGGGTTGCTTGAATGACAATAAGGGAGCATTGATTAGAATGTTTACATCCAAAGAATGGAAATCTAGTCAATTTGCAAAGACTAAAGATGGAAAGGTTATTGAAAATGTGGTAATGGATAAGGACTTCTGGAAAAGCATTATTACATGCTTGAGGAGTGCTTATCCTTTGATCAAAGTCCTTCGTTTGGTAGACTCAGATGAGAAGCCTGCCATGGGGTTCATTTATGAGGAAATGGACAGGGCCAAAGAAAAGATACAAGCTGCCTTTAATGGTATTAAGAAAAG TTACTTGCCTCTATGGGAAATTATAGATGCAAGATGGGATAATCAACTACATCGGCCTTTGCATGCTGCAGGCTATTACCTTAACCCTCAATTTCATTACAATCCTAATTTTAAAGCTGACTTTGAAGTGAAAAGAGGAATATATGATTGTCTACAAAGGATGGTTGAAAGTATGGAAGAAGTAAAGAAGATTGATGCTCAACTGGAAGACTTCAAATATCGAAAGAAATTCTTTGGTAGTGCAGTAGCCACTTGTGGAATTGAAACCAAAACTCCAGCACAATGGTGGGAATCATATGGTTATGAACATCCTGAGTTGCAAAAGTTTGCTATTCGTGTTTTGAGCTTGACATGCAGCTCATCTGGCTGTGAGAGGAATTGGAGTGCATTTGAGATG GTCCACACTAAGAGAAGAAATCGTTTGAAGGTAAAAACGATGAATGATGTAGTCTTTGTGATGACATtcaaaattagccaagaagaaggaatTGAGGAAAGTCAATGA